The stretch of DNA TGCGCTGCATCATCGGCCCCAACGGCGCCGGCAAGACCACGATGATGGACGTGATTACCGGCAAGACCCGCCCCGACACCGGCAGCGCCTTCTTCGGCGACACCCTCGACCTGACCCGCATGAGCGAATACCAGATCGCCCAGGCGGGTATCGGCCGCAAGTTCCAGAAGCCCACGGTATTCGAGGCATTGTCCGTGTTCGAGAACCTGGAGCTGGCACTGAAGACCGACAAGTCGGTGTGGGCCAGCCTGGCCGCGCGCCTTGGCGGCGAACAGCGCCAGCGCATCGAAGAAGTGCTGACCACCTTGCGCCTGCTGCCCCTGGCCCAACGCCAGGCGGGCCTGCTGTCGCACGGGCAGAAGCAGTTCCTCGAGATCGGCATGCTGCTGGTGCAGGAGCCACAACTGCTGTTGCTCGACGAACCGGTGGCGGGCATGACCGATGCCGAGACCGAATTCACCGCCGAGCTGTTCAAGGGCCTGGCCGGCACGCATTCGCTGATGGTGGTGGAGCATGACATGGGTTTCGTCGGCAGCATCGCCGACCACGTGACCGTGCTGCACCAGGGCAGTGTGCTGGCGGAAGGCTCGCTGGAACAGGTGCAGGCAGATGAGCGGGTGGTCGAGGT from Pseudomonas putida encodes:
- the urtD gene encoding urea ABC transporter ATP-binding protein UrtD; translated protein: MRGVPPVHPEFMLEPVFDNLGNGREAIGLGQTRKAGLDTRHGTVLSLEDISVSFDGFKALNALNLYIGVGELRCIIGPNGAGKTTMMDVITGKTRPDTGSAFFGDTLDLTRMSEYQIAQAGIGRKFQKPTVFEALSVFENLELALKTDKSVWASLAARLGGEQRQRIEEVLTTLRLLPLAQRQAGLLSHGQKQFLEIGMLLVQEPQLLLLDEPVAGMTDAETEFTAELFKGLAGTHSLMVVEHDMGFVGSIADHVTVLHQGSVLAEGSLEQVQADERVVEVYLGR